Sequence from the Cryptococcus neoformans var. grubii H99 chromosome 3, complete sequence genome:
CGACTGAGGAGGCGCGACAGCTGGAGACGCTCGTTGCTATGCAGACACCGGTTAGTAATGGTTTCCATGTAAGCGTTAGCGAGCGGCCATCAAGGACATACACATATACCACGACAGTATCCCCTACCCACTTCCACATACCCGCTTCAATCAATAGCGGCACATCAACGATCACACACCATTCCCCTTTTAGCCAATACCTTATGATGCGTTTGAccatttctttcttcacTCTCGGATGCACGACCCCGTTCAAccactttctttcctcagGGTCATGAAAGATGATATCACCTATCGCCCCTCTATCGAGCGATACTCCGTCTTCCTGCAAGATGCGGTCAGGGCCAAAGTGTGTGACAACGAGGGAGTAACCAGATGTGCCAGGCTCAATGACCTCGCGAGCAATGAGATCAGCATCTATAATCGGGAGATGATGTCTTTCAGAGAGGAGTTTAGAGACAGTTGATTTGCCTGTGACGGATCAGCTGTATGAGGCCGGAAGGCAGAGCAGCCgagttggagaagacgCACCGGAGGCGATCCCGCCGGTAAGACCGACGACTGTGAGTGGTGAGCAGGCGGATACGATACCGTGGCATTGATCTCTGGGCCAACTCACTCAACATGCTGGATGATTATTGTAGTAAAGGAGAATTGacaagagaggagaggcCGGGAACGGACGGAGGACGAAAGTGAATCAATAACGTAGTCGAGCAACGCGGTGGAGGTCATTCTCACATTTCCTTGACACCGATTTGGGAAATCTGCAGTACATTGTTTTGAATCACAGCCACTTGCATAATTTTCAAGCATGCCCCCGGATACGATAACTATTTCATCCCTCACACTTCACCTGCAGCATGGCCTAGGTCCCTCCGCCTTCCACCTCACCCCATCCCCTCCCTGCCCagcccttctctccctcacAATTCACCTCGTTCCCAATTCTGTCTCTGCTACTGCCGCAGGGGACTCCATGGCAGGCCTTAGAGTAAACTACTCTTCAGTATCCAAAGCTGTATATGCCCTTGTGAATGATGCTGAAAAGGTATGGAATGGACCATGGGAATTGATGCACGCTGTCAGTGCCATCCCGCTAGGATTTGATGACGTCCAGAGCGTGGATATCCGCCTAGGCCTTCCAAAAGCACTGTTACATGCTCTAGAAGCTGTGTACAAGGCGTCATATACCAAATATGGTGAAGAAACCGACAGGAACTGTACAATCCGGGACTTAAAGGTAGTGTGTATTGTGGGGCTACATGAGCatgagagaaaagagaagcagaggcTGGAGTTGGACGTCAAGGTCAGAGAAGCCGATTGGAATGTTTGGGGACACAAGGGGTTTGCAGATGAAGTATACGATGTAAGCTGTACAGCACTTGTGCTCAATTATCTTCCATCACTGACGAGCCGTGGTGACAGTTTGTGAGCAACTCGGCTTATGGAACTCTCGAATCGTTGAACCACGAACTGGGACAACATCTTCTAAAGAGCCGCTATCTGGGGGATTCCACTCAATCTCATCTAGAAATCACAATCAGGAAACCATCGGCAATACCTTTTGCTACTCCAAGCATCACCATTCACCGCTCACAGGCCGATTATACGCCAACTCTACCATCTGGCTCTGCTCGCAATGCACAACGCGAAGCCCTTGAGAGGGTATTCGTGGCTATTGGCTCCAATATTGGTGACAGAGTAGCCAACATCACAAAAGCCGTAAGGCTTTTAGAGGAGGCTGGATGTAAAGTGCTAGATACTAGTAGGCTGTACGAGAGTGAACCGATGTATGTGGAAGATCAAGACCGGTTCGTCAATGGCGTCATTGAGGTAGGTTAGGTTACTGCGGACACATCTATGAAGATATCTGTTAAAACTTACCCGCAGCTGGCGACGTCGCTTGAGCCCTTGGAAGTTCTCCGATTGCTCAAACAAATAGAGAAAGCTGTGGGGCGAACAAAGACATTCACGAATGGCCCTCGAGTCATCGACCTTGATCTGGTCTTTTATGGCCATCGAGTGGTCAAAATTGGCAATGAAactgatgaggaagatgaataTGGGATCAAATGGTTAGAGTGCCCTCACAAGAGATTGCGTGAGCGAGAGTTTGTTTTGAGGCCGCTGGCCGAGTACGTTTTAAAACTGCTTTCTGAGAATGGAGTTCCAGGGGctgaccatctccaaagcATTGATCCAGAGTTCACGCACCCTGCGCTTCGCCGATCCGTCGGCCAGCTTCTCGCTAGTCTTCCAACTACGTTtccaccatctctttcacccATAATTCCCTTACACTCTCATGTTTCGCCTCTTAGGCTTTCCATCCCTGCCTCGCCATACATCATGGCTATCTTTAATACAACGCCAGATTCATTTTCTGATGGCGATCTCACCAGGACCGAAGTCGTATATGCGCTCGCCGCTTGCGAAAAGCTGCTAAAGGGACCTGAGCCTCCAGCCATCCTCGACATTGGGGGAATGTCCACGCGCCCAGGTTCTGAACCCTGttcagaggaagatgagctcAGTCGCGTTATTCCACTTGTCAAAGCCATCCGGTCATCGAGTGATCCCATCGTTGCATCTATTCCGATATCGATTGACACTTATCGACCGTCAGTTGCCAAGGCTGCCGTTGAAGCTGGTGCGTCCATCATTAACGATGTCCGTGGCGGACAAGAGCCAGGAATGTTGCGGGTCATGGCAGAAGCAGACGTTCCTGTTGTTCTGATGCATTCTAGGGGCGATTCAAAAACCATGATTACAGCGGACGTTCAGAATTATGATAGTCACGGAGGTATTATAAAGGGTGTCATCCAGGAGATGAGGGTCTTGGTTGAGCAAGCCTTGAAGTCTGGCGTAAAACGATGGAATATCATCCTCGATCCTGGCTTGGGCTTTGCCaaatcttcctctcaaAGCTTAACTCTGCTCAAACACCTGCCTGATATTGTTCTTCCGGGGACCGGGCTGGAGAGGCTTCCGATGTTAGTAGGTGCCAGTAGAAAGGGATTTGTAGGTCAGGCCATAAAACGGGCTGTACCAAAAGAGCGGAGTTTTGGAGATGCGGCTGTCAGCAGTTGGTGTGCTTCCAGTGGAGTTGTGGACATCTTGAGAGTCCATGAGCCTAGAGAGATGGGTGAAGTCGTAAAAATGGCATGTGCTATTAGGGATGCAGAGTAGGAGGTTCTGCTAAAGATATATGAGGAATAATGCATAGGAATGACAGGAATGACGGATGGACGGACATGATGAGTGCTTTCCCCGCCGTTTCGTGTTGACCATCCTAACAACTGCTTTTTTGTTAATAATAAGTTACGTAAGGTTTGGGTAGTTGGGAGACCTCCACTTTCTAAGCACCACTGCCGGTGTCTAATTTCAGGCTGGAGTGTTTGTCGCACCAAACAAACCACATCGTTAAATATCACTTTCTCGTTTTTTGTTTGTATATTCCCCATCAGCTTCAGATTGACCGAGATGTCTGTCTCGGCACGAAACTCCCCAGCTCGGCCTTCTATCCGTGAAACTATAGCGGCCCGCCGTGCAGAACTCCGCAACACTCCCAAATCTCAGAGAACCGGCGACCTCCAAACTTACGGTAGCCCTGCTGGCAAAAGAGTGGGTACCCCCAGAGGATTTGTTCATTTAGATGGGAGTGGGGCGGATTTGATAGACGACAAGACTGTGGAGGGacagttgaagaaggccgCTAAGTCAGGTAAGCACAGTTGCAAATTATGCGCAGAAAATAAGGAACTGATGTTCGGCTGACGATGGGTGTACAGGTAAACTAGATATTGCTTcccttgagcttgagcgCATTCCTCCAAAAGTGTATATATCTCTTCTGGGGCTTTCGAGTACCGACCTTTCCAatcctccccctcctccttcgccCCCCGGGGAATCATTAGCTGCCACACGCGCACGCACTGCAATTGGTACTAGCCCTTTTGctgtggatgatgaagtaGACGTAGACAATAGCCAGCAGGACTTGATGTCTCACacttggaaggaagaagaagatatctGGTCAGAACCAGAGGAACTTACCACCTTGAGAATTAGGAACAACAAGCTGGTGGAAATTGACAGGGAAATTGGAATGTTTGGAGGGTTGAAAATCCTGGATGTGTGCAACTCTCAGTATTCCTCATCTGTTCGCGTGCTCATATGTACTTTAGTTAAGCAAAAACCTTCTCAAAGGGGTTCCCGATGCCCTTTCTgacctccttcttttgaAATGTCTGGATCTTTCGTGGGTCTTCTCGCTTTGTTTTGGACAAGCATTAACTGTATTCAAGCCACAATTCGCTATCGTCTATTCCTCGTTCTATCCTTTTGCTCCCCCAACTTCAGGTTCTGGATCTCTCCCACAATTCAATTACTACTCTATCTTTTGATTCACCCATAGGGCCTTCAGAAGAAGGTCTCGGCTATGGCTCTGGATTTTTCACTACCGCCATTCAACGTCAAACCGCTCTCAAGTCTGAAAGGCCTATACTTCCAGTACTTCGTCATTTGAGTCTTGGGAACAATATCATCACTCTGGAGGGACTGCAGGCATTGGCCAGTGTCAATCTTAAGCATATGAGGGTCCTCAACATAGAAAGTAACAACCTTTCGGGTGTTCTTGATGTCGAAAGTCTTGGGATTGGTGAGAAGGCCATGCCGGAACTCTCCCATCTTGTTCTCTCTGGAAATGTCAATATTCGCGACCTCATCGGTACCATTGCATCGGCCGCCAAGGTTGATACGATAGGGTGCAACTTACGCCAAGccatttcttcattcaGTCATGAAGATACACCCACTGCCGAAGACAATCAAGACAAGGCTAGCTCGGCTGTCGAAACAGGACCTGCGGCAGATGATGAACATACTTTATCTATTCCGGAACCTGACCTTACTGTCGTTTACCGCACTCTTCCAGCAGCCACGTTCGACTCGGAACCTCTGGCTGTTGATTTCGATATttatcttccttctgcccCCGCCGGTCCTTCTGGTCACCCGCTTGTTATCTGGTTCCACGGCGGTGGTTTGCTGCAGGGAAATAAAGAaaatcttcctcctcatttCAGACGATTGCCTTCACACGTTTACACCAGAGGCGATGGACGCCCTGATGAAAGTGTAGCAATCATTTCGCCCAACTATCGCCTCGCTCCTCAGGTCCCTATCCTTGATATCCTCTCTGACGTTACTGCTCTCATCGACTACATTCAAACCAAGCTCAATGACAGATTAGtcaaggatggaaagggtGATCATAAGATAGACGTTTCTAGGATCTGCCTTTCAGGCGGTTCCGCGGGGGGCTATCTGGCGTTGATAGCAGGCTTGAAAGTACCCGATGAAGTTGGCGACGAGGAAGTTGGGGCTTATAGAGGATTGAAGAATGAGGCTATCAAATGCCTGGCACCTTTCTATCCCATCACTGATCTCACGGACAAATTCTGGGCGACAGAGACGAACCCTGTGCCATGGATGAATGGCAACAGGTAAGTGAGCCGATAGTGACGTATAATTTCTAAACCAACAAACCATAGCATCTCACACGCTCAAGCGAAGCCTCATATCGATACCAAAGCAGCTCCTGTCTGCTCGGCAGTCTCTGGTGGGCCTCGATCCATCCTTTATCCATACATGCTTCAGcattctctcttcccttccctcctaTTCCTTACTCAGCGTTCAGTTGGACACGGTCTCGATGCGTtccgtccttctcctctttctttgtCCATCCCTCATCGCCTGGAAATTGCTTCTAAGTCGAGCAAGGCACAGCTTCACGTTccaatcttctttgtctACGGTACTATCGACGATAAGGTGCAACCCATGGAGAAGACAATTGACGCGCTGAGTAGGACCAGTGGAGATCTCGTAATCGAAAGGGTTGAAGGGGCGGATCACGCATTCGATGAGGATCCAAAGGTTGAATGTCAAGCCTTCCAGGAGTGGTTGGGCAAGACACTGCTTTAATGCTCACTGACTAGTCATCAAATGCATGCAGCGCATACTCGATTTCAATTCAGACGGCTCTTTTGCTACTAGTCTTGCCATCCCACCCCTATTACACCGCCATGGGGCCCCTTGCCCTGTTCCCCTGCGACCGGCTTCGTGAGCTTTTCAGGAGACGACCATCTGGTTCGGCCTCCGCTTGACGCTTCCTGCTTAGCCCTAATTTGCTTAGTAAGAAATTGCAAAAACTTTCCCAAGCTTCTCGATCTTCTCGTCTCCCTTCGACCCAATCAATCTCTAAAGATGGCGATCCATCTACTGGCCTCGAGTGGTTACAGATGTACTTAATTCTACAGCGAAAAAGTGTAGGTGGTTTGTTCACTTCCCCTTGACCTTCTGGCTCCGCTTTGTTTTCTTGCCTTGCGGCCATTCGGCGAGCAGCCCGCGACCATGTATTGATCCTGGGCGCGATCAGTACGGAGTCCTGCGTCTTTCCTTCATACTGTGAAGGATCCGGACTATCTTTCGACGGGTTTAAAGCGACGGTTCGAAGGACATCAAGCACATTGGCTTTCAATGTCGTAAGCGATATGTTCGATTGAGCATGGAATCGCACGGTATTTGAAGATGGTAAAAGCTGAGCAAATGTCGTATTTTCCATGATGTCGTAGGGTCTGGTTATGCTCTGCGACGGCGCAGTACATATTAATTTCTCTTCTGCGATATCAAATAATAAGTACTTACATCAGGAAGTCGAGTCATGTTGTGAGACCAGCCAAGTATCCATCGAGAAGTCCGGGATTGCTTAATATTGATGACAAAGTAGTTGTCAATCTGGTTTTGACGTCAGTGTCTCACCATTGGCCACACATTATTTTAAATACCTTGAATTCCCCCAAAGTCTCTACGAGGGGCTGCAAAGACGAATACTTTCCCACTAGGGTTGTATACCACCTAACCTATGAGTATTAGCCTTGATCGACTTGCTCGTGCTTCTTGAGAAACGTACGTGCACCTTTGCCCTATGTCAATACTTTCTCGTATCATACTCGTTATGAAAGCAAGTTCTCCCCCTCTGGTAATCAGTTCATTATCAGACGCAGTCGGGGCCTAAATGGGTGCATGTTAGTAAATGTCGCTCATTTAGGAGCGTGCATGGGACTCACTGCATGAGGTTGTCTATCTTTTTGTTCCATACCTTGCAGCATTTCCTGTGAGGACGCGAAAAAGGGGGGATTACATATTGTGAAGTCCCAGTCCTCAGACTTGCCCTTGCATTCCAAtaatggaaagaggattgGATCAGGTGTAGGCGAATTCAGTATGGTGATCGAAGATGGAGGTATATTATTCTTCTCAAGTGTTGCCTTGGCATGGTTGTAGGAACTTTCGTCGATCTCTGACAGTAGTCAGCGCCTATCCTTAACCTATCCAAGTACAATCCACCTGTGGCAACAATACGAGAATCTGGCCGGAGTCGAGACAGTAAAATCGGGTAGATAGCCGTGGCTCCTGTTCCTCTATTTTAAGAATGGCGTCAGCTTTTCTTAGTTCTATGATGGCTGCTAGTCCTCACATATCAAGAATTCGTAGGGGtctcaaagaagaggatgggaggTGTGGTTCGAGGTCGAGCACATGGTAGATATAATCTAGTCTGTACTTTATTGAATAAATTCACTATCTGAAGTAAAGCAATACGACCCACCTATTGGGTATCTATCGTCGGGAGTAAGGTTGCTGTCGCATAATTCAGACTGACACAAAGCTCACAGTTGGGCAAAGCCTGTCCTCTCTCAAATCTACATCAAGACcccaatcttctttcaacaagCACTTGGTCAATTCCCTCAAAGCAGTTGGATCCTGAAAGTTGATAGAAGGGTATCCATCCTCGGAAACATTGACGCTTAGTGGTTTATTGATTAGTATCCTTCCGAATCACAGAAGACAAGAGACTTACAAGGGAGCAAATTTTGGGTATCTAGAAGCCAACCGGGCAAAATCTGGCTTCTGCTTCAGGTATGGATTGTTTTGATGCATGGTCAAGTTTACCAAGCATGTGTGAGGCGCTGACGAATgggttgttgaaagaagagacacGCTTTAAAAACAAGTCAAGGGTCAAGAAGGCTGAGTGACTCGAACGAAAGTGTCGTTGCGACGGACTGAAGAACCGATGTCTGGCGACTTGTTTGTGgtcaacctccaccaccgcaTCCATTTACTAGATGTAAAGTCATTCTCTCTGATCTATCGTCTCTTTTTTGCTGCGTACCAAAAATTGATACCAATAGTGTAGTCCCGATATCTGGGTCACTTAACTCACAAATCACACAGGCCAAACGATGCAACAGTAGAAGCACTCTAATCTGGGGGAAGAGCACTGATGAATGGTGGCGGATGCATGCTAGATTCTATGGTCTGTACTGATACATATGTGTAACTTGTAACCTCATTTTGTTGTACTCGAACTTTCAACGCAATTACACAGTCACCCCCTACCGGCGTCTTGatgcatcttcctccttttgcAGCGCTTCTGcctccttcaacctcttcGCGAACTCAGACAccttcattctctcctccttcctcagaGGGTAGGCATCAGACGGTTTAGACTTAACGTCGACAGCAGAAGATAGTGATTCCGGTAAGGCCGAAGGTTCATCAGAGCGCATGATGGGTTCAGGAGCAGCCGGGAAAGGAGACGTTTGTGGGTAGACAACAACTGGAATAGTACGAGGTCAGTCATGAGACATGTGCTCATCTACAACATACTGCGGTCATCCTTGCGCTTTACAACGCCAGCTTTTTCTCTGGCAGCGAGTTCTTGACTTCCATAGATCAATAGGGCCACAACGGTTACACCTTGAGCACTACATGACAAGTCGATAAACTCGcgtctttctcttcattgTAAAGGGTGAAATGACTTACTAAATTCGGAATCTTAAAAACTGATTGAATCGCGTCCTATTACCTTTTCTCAGATGGTAACTGGCTCCGAGGAGCGCAGCTACGGTGGCACCAGCACCTAGATGAAGATATTAGCCGGACGTTGGGCAGGATTGGTGGGGGCTGGACGTACCTAGGGGCACAAAAGGTTGTTCTTTGCACTTGTCCAAGATCTTTTGGGGCCAGCTTTTCTTGGAGGGGTCTGATGATACAGGAATGGACATTGCTGGGTGTGGCAGAGGGGTCTCGGGTGGGGAGAATCATGCAGTCGATCTCCACCATGATTATTGTTGAATGGATGTACTTCccccccgccgccgcgATCACAATCAAATCACACGTCATCCCCTCCACTTTttttctgctcttcttcttcttctgctgctcaGCTGCTGATCAGGAGGCAGGCATTCCCCAAATCCCAAACATCCAACCCCTAAATTTTGGAAATGGGCTAAAGAGGATAGATGTGGGGTGGTCAAGTGATTTTACCTGGTCCCTGTTGGAGTGTTCTCCGGTTCTGGATGGACATCGGGGCGGTGACTGCACTATGGCACGTACAGATGCATAGGCCATATATATACGGTCAGGAAATAATTACTGCTTGTGTTGTACGACCATTGTTTGGCTCCTCGCCGGGCCTCAGCGCAAATAGTGCTCGTAGGGCAAAGAATGACGCCCCTAATAGAGAAAGACATGCCCTCACAACCCAGCCCAGCCCCTTCCCCAAAATTTTTGAACCCGCCAGAATTCTGAAATTGGGCGTAGGAGGGAGGGCGGTGGTAGGGAGGGGTGGTCGCCTCAGATTCCGATAGTGCGTGCCCCTGACTCGTGATCTTATTATTACGTTACTACTAACTACCAATAATTTCAGCAACCTCTCGAAACAACCTCAAAAACGCAGGTTATACAATCATGTCACCCCACATTACACAGGCCACGGAGCTCATTGACTGGATTGTCTCGAATGGAGGTTATTTTCATCCCTCTGCAAAGCTCCGAGTGAGTTTCCTTCTGCTTATCCCCAGACAGTCCCAGTCCCAGAATTAATAGATCCAGATAGATGGGTCAACAGGGCTTTCTGTATTCGCAGACAAAACCATAAACCCTGATGAGAAATTAGTGTCCTGCCCTTTCTCCCTTGCCGTGACATCCGAGCTTGCCACACAGGCCGTGTGCGAGATCGCAGGAGTTGAAAAAGGGCGGCTGATTTGGCCTAAAGGCCATGCTAAAGAAGGGGAGCCATGGAACGAAAGGATGAGAATCGGTGCATATCTGGGCTTTCATTGGATTTATCAAGAGAGACCTGAGACGTAAGTCAATAGACCCGCATATTGTGCTAACCGTTATTCGGCGTAGAGAATGGCCGCGATCCTTGGTGCATAAGACATACTTGGCATCTTTGCCCCCAGCTTCAAATCTATCTACACCGTTGTACTTCACCGAATCAGAATTGCAATTGCTGTCCGGCAGTAACCTTCTCGGCGCAGTAGAGGATCGCAGGAAAGAATGGTCTGCTGAGTCAGAAGTGTTGAGGTCCATTTTAAACGAGGATGGTTTGACATGGTTAGTACTCTCAGTCTTCGAACGTCATATCCAAACACCACTGAACTTGTTCTTGCCACCCAGGGAGAGGTATCTGGCCACTGCTACTTATATGTCCTCACGGGCGTTCCCCTCCAAATTACTCGATCTCCCTTCAGACAGCGAGATGACTCCTCAGTCCACCAGGATCGACGGGGTTTCAAAACCTGTTCTTCTCCCCGGTGTGGATATCTTCAATCGTGAGACTTCATCTGGGCTTTTAGGCTATTGCTGAGACAGAACAGACGCTCGTGGTCAACCAATTCTTTGGCTCTCATCATTGGTGTCTACTCCCAACGGCTCTCAAGGGGTCCCTTCTGTCTCCCTtgtttcttcatcaattTGTGAAGCTGGTTCACAGCTGTTCAACAATTACGGCGCAAAGCCCAACGAGGAGCTTTTACTTGGATATGGTTTCGTACTGGACTCTAACCCTGACGATATTGTCAACCTTCGACTAGGAATTGCTTCCCTACCAGGACCCATTAATGAAAGGCTACAGTCCAAAGGTCTCGATGCTAGAGAGCGATTTGAGCTGAAAAGAAACGGGGAGGTCGATAAGCGTTTGTTAGAAATGATGAGGGTGTTATTAGGCGGAGGAAgcgaggacgatgaagtggacgatgatgatgaacatGCCTTGcatgaaaaggaggagagagaaatgCAACTTGAGCTTGATGTGCTAGGCATGCTGGGCGGGATGCTGGAGGATAAATTGGAGAAACTTAGAGCCGGGAGCGAAATTAAAGTGGTGGATGCAAGAGAGGAGGTGCGGAGGATGTGCGCTGTGTATCGGCAGGGTAAGACACGAGCATTCCGATTACGACTGTAACTAACTCGAGAGTATAGGTCAAATGGATATACTCGATGCTGCCATGGATAAGCTTTCTGATCGTATTGAACGGATAGAGAGTTTGATGGATGAGGGTATGGGGGGATGCCCTTGTTGTTCGTAGGCTGTCCTACTCGTGTATTGTCAGACACTATCATCGGAGTATTAAATGCATATAGAAAGCGGATAGAACTACAGACTGTATTCGCAGATCTTCCAGGATCTTAAGGCTAAGGTTATTAATCAAATGGCCATTTCCTCCGCACCGTTCGCAATGCCATTGATCTTTTTCGAAGCAGCAAGTACTTTCTCGCTTTGCGTTTCTCCCCTCATAGCTGCTCCCGCCCATCCTTGCTGTTCTAATGAACGTTCAAGAGCTACTATCTCGGTCCCGACCGCTCGGACATGTTGTTTGGTTGATTCAGGGCACAGAGGCAACGGCTTTCTAGCAAGAGCCGCTGTAGGGGCGTAATCATTGGCCCAGGCAGTCATGTACTGATGGAGATGTTAACTATTGTCAAAGCCGACCATTCGAAGTGCTCACCTTGGTCCCGAGGATGGCACCCTTGCCCATGCCCCATTCGGCAGTAGAAATCGCTCTGGCATACTGCAAAGCTTCTTCGTATCTGCCAGCTCGTGCGAGCTCAAAAGCTTTGACGCAGACCCGAGGAGCGACATTGGCCATGCCGGTAATCGCGCCTTGGCCACCAACAGCAACAGTGCCCAGAAGATAGTCTGAAGCACCACCCAGAATTGTGAAAGGAGCTGAGCGAGGACAAAATCAGCTACATTTTCCACAAGTTCCGCAAACTGTACCCACAACCAAAGGCGTTGCTCAAAGACTGAGCAGTCTCTCGCGCAATCCTTCCGACATCATGATCAGTGTGCTTTACCCCAACAATGTTGGGGTGTCGGGCAAGTCGACAAATCAGGTCGGTGTCCATGTTGATCCCGCTGCAAACTCCGGGATAGGaataaatgatgatgggaaTCGGAGAAGTGC
This genomic interval carries:
- a CDS encoding dephospho-CoA kinase gives rise to the protein MLIVGLTGGIASGKSTVSKLLSERHHLPIIDADLIAREVIEPGTSGYSLVVTHFGPDRILQEDGVSLDRGAIGDIIFHDPEERKWLNGVVHPRVKKEMVKRIIRYWLKGEWCVIVDVPLLIEAGMWKWVGDTVVVYVNERLQLSRLLSRQSNPPLTQSQASSRIASQLPLSAKLSYATSVIDNSGSFSDLNDQVDRTVAKWKAQQGGDSGWWWRVCWLVPPVGLVAGALSLLAIWRKSKKDRRRGRGEVSRRDGSEQAPERIELMELKGRRRRATNGSSVTDKE
- a CDS encoding dihydrodipicolinate synthetase, variant, whose protein sequence is MPAATISPKTLPPGVYCPTITFFEPTAEQNLDVETHVKHMEFLAKSGLAGVVVQGSTAEAVTLDDEERKTLIRTAKEAFKRCGNHGPVIAGTVGAQSSRQALKLCQDAAEAGADFALVLPPSYYPAAMSADAIQSFFEELASTSPIPIIIYSYPGVCSGINMDTDLICRLARHPNIVGVKHTDHDVGRIARETAQSLSNAFGSPFTILGGASDYLLGTVAVGGQGAITGMANVAPRVCVKAFELARAGRYEEALQYARAISTAEWGMGKGAILGTKYMTAWANDYAPTAALARKPLPLCPESTKQHVRAVGTEIVALERSLEQQGWAGAAMRGETQSEKVLAASKKINGIANGAEEMAI
- a CDS encoding dihydropteroate synthase; protein product: MPPDTITISSLTLHLQHGLGPSAFHLTPSPPCPALLSLTIHLVPNSVSATAAGDSMAGLRVNYSSVSKAVYALVNDAEKVWNGPWELMHAVSAIPLGFDDVQSVDIRLGLPKALLHALEAVYKASYTKYGEETDRNCTIRDLKVVCIVGLHEHERKEKQRLELDVKVREADWNVWGHKGFADEVYDFVSNSAYGTLESLNHELGQHLLKSRYLGDSTQSHLEITIRKPSAIPFATPSITIHRSQADYTPTLPSGSARNAQREALERVFVAIGSNIGDRVANITKAVRLLEEAGCKVLDTSRLYESEPMYVEDQDRFVNGVIELATSLEPLEVLRLLKQIEKAVGRTKTFTNGPRVIDLDLVFYGHRVVKIGNETDEEDEYGIKWLECPHKRLREREFVLRPLADIDPEFTHPALRRSVGQLLASLPTTFPPSLSPIIPLHSHVSPLRLSIPASPYIMAIFNTTPDSFSDGDLTRTEVVYALAACEKLLKGPEPPAILDIGGMSTRPGSEPCSEEDELSRVIPLVKAIRSSSDPIVASIPISIDTYRPSVAKAAVEAGASIINDVRGGQEPGMLRVMAEADVPVVLMHSRGDSKTMITADVQNYDSHGGIIKGVIQEMRVLVEQALKSGVKRWNIILDPGLGFAKSSSQSLTLLKHLPDIVLPGTGLERLPMLVGASRKGFVGQAIKRAVPKERSFGDAAVSSWCASSGVVDILRVHEPREMGEVVKMACAIRDAE
- a CDS encoding methyltransferase, producing MHQNNPYLKQKPDFARLASRYPKFAPFVNVSEDGYPSINFQDPTALRELTKCLLKEDWGLDVDLREDRLCPTIPNRLDYIYHVLDLEPHLPSSSLRPLRILDIGTGATAIYPILLSRLRPDSRIVATEIDESSYNHAKATLEKNNIPPSSITILNSPTPDPILFPLLECKGKSEDWDFTICNPPFFASSQEMLQGMEQKDRQPHAAPTASDNELITRGGELAFITSMIRESIDIGQRCTWYTTLVGKYSSLQPLVETLGEFKIDNYFVINIKQSRTSRWILGWSHNMTRLPDSITRPYDIMENTTFAQLLPSSNTVRFHAQSNISLTTLKANVLDVLRTVALNPSKDSPDPSQYEGKTQDSVLIAPRINTWSRAARRMAARQENKAEPEGQGEVNKPPTLFRCRIKYICNHSRPVDGSPSLEIDWVEGRREDREAWESFCNFLLSKLGLSRKRQAEAEPDGRLLKSSRSRSQGNRARGPMAV
- a CDS encoding cytoplasmic protein → MSPHITQATELIDWIVSNGGYFHPSAKLRIDGSTGLSVFADKTINPDEKLVSCPFSLAVTSELATQAVCEIAGVEKGRLIWPKGHAKEGEPWNERMRIGAYLGFHWIYQERPETEWPRSLVHKTYLASLPPASNLSTPLYFTESELQLLSGSNLLGAVEDRRKEWSAESEVLRSILNEDGLTWERYLATATYMSSRAFPSKLLDLPSDSEMTPQSTRIDGVSKPVLLPGVDIFNHARGQPILWLSSLVSTPNGSQGVPSVSLVSSSICEAGSQLFNNYGAKPNEELLLGYGFVLDSNPDDIVNLRLGIASLPGPINERLQSKGLDARERFELKRNGEVDKRLLEMMRVLLGGGSEDDEVDDDDEHALHEKEEREMQLELDVLGMLGGMLEDKLEKLRAGSEIKVVDAREEVRRMCAVYRQGQMDILDAAMDKLSDRIERIESLMDEGMGGCPCCS